A single genomic interval of Halalkalibaculum roseum harbors:
- a CDS encoding glycosyltransferase family 4 protein, whose product MRITWVTRSFLDYRIPVYQEINRLCGDQLTVIYYDDIVPVRCQKKIKKVLGDRAVGLGGEMRLGGQKKNNQSFANSGFRIPIRPGLTTKVRATKPDILLSDGFYQWTYAALINNAIWSTPHVMCYERTPHTERNASKFRIFMRKIASRFIDAICCNGIKTKEYLTDFGFPEEKLFMGNMAADTTGLQNTVDQLDNDQKEKIKTKYDIEGELFLYVGQLIPRKGILEMLKAWREFSVENPGPTLILLGDGEQKMEAQNYITENNIGNVRILGRVNYSEVAKFYAAADIFIISTLEDNWSLVVPEAMSCSLPVLCSKYNGCWPELVKPQNGWVFDPLETDEFVHTLEVAWQNRDKWEEMGINSSEIIKNYTPEKVAESIYEACEKVVEK is encoded by the coding sequence ATGAGAATAACATGGGTCACCCGTAGTTTTTTAGATTATCGTATACCTGTTTATCAAGAGATAAATCGATTGTGTGGGGATCAACTTACAGTAATTTACTATGACGATATAGTCCCGGTACGATGTCAAAAGAAAATTAAAAAGGTGTTAGGTGATCGAGCTGTGGGTCTTGGTGGAGAGATGCGACTGGGTGGACAGAAAAAGAACAATCAATCCTTTGCAAATTCCGGTTTTCGAATACCAATTAGACCTGGATTGACAACAAAAGTTAGAGCAACTAAACCTGATATTCTACTATCAGATGGATTTTATCAGTGGACTTATGCGGCGCTGATTAATAATGCAATTTGGTCTACGCCTCATGTCATGTGTTATGAGCGTACTCCGCATACGGAACGTAATGCTTCAAAATTTCGAATATTTATGAGGAAAATAGCTTCAAGATTCATTGATGCTATTTGTTGTAACGGTATAAAAACAAAAGAATATTTGACTGATTTTGGGTTTCCTGAAGAGAAGTTATTTATGGGCAATATGGCCGCTGATACAACTGGGTTACAGAATACTGTTGATCAGTTGGACAACGATCAAAAAGAAAAGATTAAAACAAAATACGACATTGAAGGAGAGCTATTTTTATACGTTGGGCAATTAATTCCTCGAAAGGGCATCTTGGAAATGCTTAAAGCTTGGAGAGAATTTTCAGTTGAGAATCCAGGTCCAACTCTTATACTTTTGGGGGATGGGGAGCAGAAAATGGAAGCACAAAATTACATTACAGAAAATAATATAGGAAACGTAAGGATATTGGGTAGAGTTAATTATTCAGAAGTCGCCAAATTTTACGCAGCAGCTGATATATTTATAATTTCAACCCTTGAAGATAATTGGTCGTTAGTGGTTCCGGAGGCAATGAGCTGTAGTTTGCCGGTGTTATGTTCAAAATATAATGGCTGTTGGCCTGAGTTGGTTAAACCACAAAATGGGTGGGTTTTTGATCCGCTAGAAACGGATGAATTTGTTCATACGCTTGAGGTGGCTTGGCAAAACAGGGATAAGTGGGAGGAGATGGGAATAAATTCTTCTGAGATTATAAAAAATTATACGCCTGAGAAAGTAGCTGAAAGTATATATGAAGCATGTGAAAAGGTAGTAGAAAAATAG
- a CDS encoding phenylacetate--CoA ligase family protein, whose translation MEFKTWQYLLRYSLAKPRALRGFREAIKNQTLSRDKLQGVVRTKIKKLVSIAYKNVPWYRKVLDRHNLDYKKITIKEEFNKIPVLTREELANNFEQFISENIDKEELKISTTGGSTGKPLKIGMDPEVVREIPKWQMLSWWGLSPIDNMATLYRGVPMSGVKRIALKLIRWPQKILYMDATNISKNNIQKFIDEYDHVKPKLIHGYVGALDAIADYILQNNINLSPPEVIWSTASPITSIQENKISKAFKAPICDQYGCSEIYFIAAECPHKEGLHIFVDSVKVEILDDNNKPVPDGEYGKIVITNLNEYSFPLIRYENGDKGRLLTKKCSCGLSLPLMDKVKGRISDNIELPNGTVLSGEYLTTIFDNYTETVKQFQVIQHKSDNITIKVVLSGSYHENNNVVSNVRDKLEKRINNQVKLRFECVERIPKKGGKIQFIIKE comes from the coding sequence ATGGAGTTCAAGACCTGGCAATACCTTTTACGTTACTCTTTAGCTAAACCCAGAGCCTTGAGAGGTTTTCGAGAAGCAATAAAAAATCAGACCTTGTCTAGAGATAAGCTGCAGGGTGTTGTACGGACAAAAATCAAAAAACTGGTCTCTATAGCATATAAAAATGTACCCTGGTATAGAAAAGTATTAGACAGACATAACCTTGACTATAAAAAAATCACTATAAAAGAGGAGTTTAATAAAATTCCAGTTTTAACAAGGGAAGAGTTAGCAAATAATTTCGAACAGTTTATTTCAGAAAATATTGATAAAGAGGAACTTAAAATATCCACAACTGGAGGTAGTACAGGTAAACCATTGAAAATAGGTATGGATCCTGAGGTTGTTCGCGAAATTCCCAAATGGCAGATGTTGTCTTGGTGGGGGCTTTCTCCGATAGACAACATGGCAACTCTTTATCGTGGCGTTCCTATGAGCGGGGTAAAAAGAATTGCTTTGAAGTTAATAAGATGGCCTCAAAAGATCTTGTACATGGATGCAACTAATATTTCAAAAAATAATATTCAAAAATTCATCGATGAATATGATCATGTGAAACCAAAACTAATACATGGATATGTTGGAGCATTAGATGCAATTGCTGATTATATTTTACAAAATAATATAAATTTATCACCACCTGAGGTTATATGGTCTACGGCATCTCCAATAACTAGCATACAAGAGAATAAAATCAGTAAAGCATTTAAAGCTCCTATTTGTGATCAATATGGTTGCAGCGAAATATATTTTATTGCTGCAGAATGTCCACATAAAGAAGGTTTGCATATTTTTGTTGATTCGGTTAAAGTCGAAATCTTAGATGATAATAATAAACCTGTTCCTGATGGGGAATATGGTAAAATAGTTATCACAAATTTGAATGAATATAGTTTTCCACTAATTAGATATGAGAATGGTGACAAGGGTAGATTACTAACTAAAAAATGTAGTTGTGGATTGTCATTACCTTTGATGGATAAGGTGAAAGGGCGCATTTCTGATAATATAGAACTACCTAATGGGACTGTACTTTCAGGTGAATATTTAACAACAATTTTTGATAACTACACTGAAACTGTCAAACAATTTCAAGTTATACAACATAAGAGTGATAATATAACTATTAAAGTTGTTTTAAGTGGAAGTTATCATGAAAATAATAATGTAGTATCAAATGTTCGCGATAAATTAGAAAAAAGAATTAACAATCAAGTAAAATTGCGGTTTGAGTGTGTGGAGCGAATACCCAAGAAAGGTGGGAAAATTCAATTTATAATTAAAGAATAA
- a CDS encoding glycosyltransferase family 4 protein, giving the protein MKVLFIHNNYASNNSGEEHAAEGLAKLLEDNGHTVEWYRRSSAEIANSTIGKLKAFFTGIWNPNAIRGVKQKIDEFQPDVVQIQNLYPLISPAVLLAVKSKGIPIIMRCPNYRLFCPTGLHLDGNGNICEQCLTSGRELNCIKKNCENNIPKSIGYAVRNYTARTIWGISEQADKYIVQTKFQKEKFIKNGIPEDKMAIIPGLPPDIPDQKVALGEKVIFVGRVSPEKGVLDFLEAARNLPDIRFEIAGSIDESLSYIEANLPKNVTWVGFLNKQDLNNLYREARIVVVPSKWYEGFPNVITRAMKFGKPVITTNLGAMASIIDHKENGLLVEPGNQNELKKAIKYLYENPSLCQKYGKNGYKKSVSIYSVNSIYKELIKTYTSVI; this is encoded by the coding sequence TTGAAAGTATTATTTATTCATAATAATTATGCCAGTAATAACAGTGGGGAAGAACATGCTGCTGAAGGCTTGGCCAAATTGCTTGAGGATAATGGACATACTGTTGAATGGTACCGCCGTAGTTCTGCAGAAATAGCGAATTCAACTATTGGAAAATTAAAAGCTTTTTTTACAGGTATTTGGAATCCTAATGCAATTCGAGGGGTAAAACAAAAAATAGATGAGTTCCAACCTGATGTTGTTCAGATTCAAAATTTATATCCACTTATATCACCTGCAGTGTTACTAGCTGTAAAAAGTAAAGGTATACCAATTATTATGCGGTGCCCAAACTACCGTTTATTTTGTCCAACGGGTTTACATCTGGATGGGAATGGAAATATTTGTGAACAATGTCTTACCTCTGGACGTGAATTAAACTGCATCAAAAAAAATTGTGAAAACAATATTCCTAAAAGTATTGGATATGCAGTTCGTAATTACACTGCTCGTACTATTTGGGGAATATCAGAACAAGCAGATAAATATATCGTTCAGACTAAATTTCAAAAAGAAAAATTTATTAAAAATGGGATTCCAGAAGATAAAATGGCTATTATTCCGGGCTTGCCTCCAGATATTCCAGATCAGAAAGTTGCATTGGGAGAAAAGGTGATATTTGTGGGCAGAGTTAGCCCTGAAAAGGGAGTATTAGATTTTTTAGAAGCAGCTCGCAATTTGCCAGATATCCGATTTGAAATTGCAGGAAGTATTGACGAGAGTCTCAGTTATATTGAGGCAAATCTTCCCAAGAACGTTACCTGGGTAGGATTTTTAAATAAACAAGATCTAAACAATCTGTATCGAGAGGCACGAATCGTTGTAGTACCCAGCAAGTGGTATGAAGGTTTTCCAAATGTTATTACAAGAGCAATGAAATTTGGGAAACCGGTAATTACTACTAATTTAGGGGCGATGGCTTCAATAATTGACCATAAAGAGAATGGTTTACTTGTAGAACCCGGTAATCAAAATGAATTAAAAAAGGCAATTAAATATCTTTATGAAAATCCATCATTATGTCAAAAGTATGGTAAGAATGGTTATAAAAAGTCAGTAAGTATTTATTCGGTTAATTCAATCTATAAAGAACTCATAAAAACTTATACATCAGTAATATAA
- a CDS encoding WecB/TagA/CpsF family glycosyltransferase, translated as MILFDYPIHLSYPDYPFEGKKIINTINPHSYCVAKKDKNFEKALKDSDRLIPDGAGIVWAARLLKGEKIERITGADMHAYLLSQAQEHSLKVYYLGSTEETLQKIEERISVEYPAVKVGSFSPPFKQVFSENDNDKMIEKVKAFSPDILFVGMTAPKQEKWAHQHKEDLNASVICSIGAVFDFFAGTVQRSPEWMQNLGLEWLHRSLKSPRRLGKRNLRSNPEFVLDVLKSKFGFNI; from the coding sequence TTGATACTTTTTGATTATCCTATTCATTTATCTTACCCCGATTATCCATTTGAAGGGAAAAAAATTATCAATACAATAAATCCCCATTCCTATTGTGTGGCCAAGAAGGACAAAAATTTTGAAAAGGCTCTAAAAGATTCCGATAGGCTCATACCGGATGGTGCGGGAATAGTTTGGGCTGCAAGGTTATTAAAAGGAGAAAAAATAGAGCGTATTACCGGCGCGGATATGCATGCTTATTTATTGAGTCAGGCTCAAGAACACAGTTTAAAAGTATATTATCTAGGATCTACCGAAGAAACATTGCAGAAAATAGAAGAGCGAATCTCAGTAGAGTACCCAGCAGTGAAGGTTGGCAGTTTCAGTCCCCCTTTTAAACAGGTATTTTCTGAAAATGATAATGATAAAATGATAGAAAAGGTAAAAGCTTTTAGCCCTGATATATTATTTGTAGGTATGACCGCTCCCAAACAGGAGAAGTGGGCACATCAACATAAAGAGGATTTAAATGCATCCGTTATTTGCTCCATAGGTGCGGTATTTGATTTCTTTGCTGGCACGGTGCAACGATCACCGGAATGGATGCAAAACTTGGGTTTGGAATGGTTGCATCGCAGTTTAAAAAGTCCTAGGCGGCTGGGAAAAAGAAATCTCAGATCTAATCCGGAATTTGTACTTGATGTGCTTAAGTCAAAATTTGGTTTCAATATCTAA
- a CDS encoding NAD-dependent epimerase/dehydratase family protein, giving the protein MDRFFITGGSGFIGSHFHREISSGNVINYDIQEPFFEYDSKFIQGDIRDTEKLTKHLEEDDILLHLAATHFDFQENYFPTNVKGTRSLLQAAREAGIKTMVFFSSVAVYGAVSKPTSVHDEPEPNMPYGASKLEAETLIKEWAGEDPDRRAIIIRPTVVYGPYNFGNVFNLIRQIDSGFFVNIGTGKTVKSIVYVKNLVSYTLQALEKAGPGVSLYNATDEPHLATDTLTSLIANKLGKKVPFTLPLPVAKGFALPFDLLKAVTGKDWVISKERIEKFCTDTHFTSEKLREAGVEQPVSSEEGLAETIDWYRSVDWEQLYKEWQQRVEKYN; this is encoded by the coding sequence ATGGACAGATTTTTCATCACCGGCGGGTCCGGCTTTATCGGATCTCATTTTCACCGGGAGATTTCATCCGGGAACGTTATTAACTATGATATTCAGGAACCGTTCTTTGAGTACGATTCCAAATTCATACAGGGGGATATCCGGGATACTGAAAAGTTGACAAAGCATCTTGAGGAAGATGACATTCTGCTGCATCTCGCCGCGACCCACTTTGATTTTCAGGAAAATTATTTTCCAACCAATGTGAAGGGCACGCGCTCACTATTACAGGCAGCCCGGGAGGCAGGTATTAAAACCATGGTATTCTTCTCTTCCGTTGCCGTGTACGGGGCAGTTTCCAAGCCGACCTCCGTTCATGACGAACCGGAACCCAACATGCCCTATGGGGCTTCAAAATTGGAGGCCGAAACCTTGATCAAAGAGTGGGCGGGGGAGGATCCGGATAGACGTGCTATCATTATTCGTCCAACGGTGGTTTACGGTCCTTATAACTTCGGGAATGTGTTTAACCTGATCCGGCAGATCGATTCCGGGTTCTTTGTTAACATTGGCACCGGCAAAACGGTAAAGTCTATCGTCTATGTCAAAAACCTCGTAAGTTATACCCTGCAGGCACTTGAGAAAGCGGGTCCCGGGGTTTCCCTGTATAACGCCACCGACGAGCCGCATTTAGCTACTGACACGTTGACCTCGCTGATTGCCAACAAACTGGGAAAGAAAGTCCCTTTTACCTTACCATTGCCGGTGGCCAAAGGCTTTGCATTGCCCTTCGACCTTTTAAAAGCAGTGACGGGTAAGGATTGGGTGATTTCAAAAGAACGCATCGAAAAATTTTGCACGGATACCCATTTTACTTCAGAAAAGCTGAGAGAAGCCGGTGTGGAACAACCTGTCAGCTCCGAAGAAGGACTGGCCGAAACCATCGACTGGTACCGGTCGGTAGATTGGGAACAGCTATATAAAGAATGGCAACAAAGGGTGGAAAAATACAACTAG